The Saprospiraceae bacterium genome contains the following window.
GTTAAATTGTATTTACTGTTTCTCGATTATAAACACATCCTCATCAGATTTGGACATGTAATACTTTTCGCGCGCAAATTTCTCATAATTATTCTCAAAATCACGTTTATCGTCGCGAACTTTTACGATTAATTTTAGAAATTCATCCCGCTCCTTTTCAAGCGCCATAAGATTCGAGTAAATTTTTAGGGCAACGGGGATCCTGTATTGATCAAAAAAATACATATAGACAAGGAATGACACTGCTGTCAACCAATACTTATGGATCGAAATCCAATGAGGTAAATAGGTAATTATGGGGATCGTTTTCTTCTTTTGAGACACAATCACAGGAATATAAGGCAAATATATATACTATTTATTTATCAAATATCATTTTGCCCGGATAATATGCCTGATTTTCCAATTCTTCTTCAATTCGAAGCAGTTGATTGTATTTTGCGACCCGATCGGAACGGGATAACGAACCTGTTTTAATTTGCCCACAATGAAGTGCAACGGCTAAATCCGCAATGGTTGTATCCTCCGTTTCTCCAGAACGGTGACTCATCACGCACTTATATGAATTGCTTTGCGCTAAATGAACGGCATCGATGGTTTCTGTTAAGGTTCCAATTTGGTTTAGCTTAATCAAAACCGCATTGGCAGCGTGGAGTGAGATTCCTTGTTGGATTCGTTTTGGATTGGTAACAAACAAATCATCCCCAACCAATTGAATCTTATGTCCAATGGCCTTGGTCAATGCAATCCATGCATTCCAATCGTCTTCAGCCAAAGCATCTTCAATCGATACAAGTGGATAATTTGCAGCTAACCGGATCCAATAATCTACCATTTGTTCGCTACTTAAAGACCTACCATCCGATTTATGAAAAACATATCTTTGAGTTTTCTCATCAAAAAGTTCAGATACAGCCGGATCCATTGCCATTGCAATGTCTTGTCCTGCCTTATAGCCCGCTTTATCTATGGCAAGCATGATCAGATCCAAGGCTTCTTCATTTGTATTCAGAGCTGGAGCAAAACCTCCTTCATCCCCAACATTGGTAGAAAAGCCTTTCGATTTTAATACGGCTTTTAAATTGTGAAAAACTTCTGAACCCATCCGCAGAGCTTCTGCAAACGAAGAAGCTCCAATAGGTGCTATCATAAATTCCTGAAAATCGAGCTTATTGTCTGCATGGGCACCTCCGTTGACGATATTCATTAAAGGGACAGGGAGCGTATGTGCATTCACCCCACCTATATATTTGTAAAGAGGGAGATTGGCCTCTGTTGACGCTGCTTTTGCAACTGCCAATGAAATTCCCAGAATCGCATTGGCTCCAAATCTGGATTTATTTTCAGTTCCATCCGCTTCGATCATTGTTTTATCAATTACACGTTGCTGAGAAACATCCATTCCAAGAATTTCTTCGGCAAGTTCTTCTTCAATGAATTGACATGCTTTGAGCACCCCTTTACCCAGAAATTTAGTTTGATCACCATCCCTCAATTCTACGGCTTCATGTTTGCCTGTTGATGCTCCGGAAGGAACCGCCGCTCGCTCAACAATTCCAAATTCAGTTTCTACTTCGACTTCGACTGTTGGAAATCCCCTACTGTCTAAAATTTGCCTTGCACGGATATCTATGATCTCACTCATGTATTAAACTTTCTTGGTTTAGTTTCGCTGTATTTTGATAAAACTGTTTAAACAAGTACCTTGAATCATGCGGACCCGGCCCTGCTTCCGGATGGTATTGCACACTAAAAACAGGCAAGGTTTTATGGCGTATGCCTTCAACCGACTGATCATTTAAATTGATGTGGGTTAATTCAATTTCAGAATTGTGTTTCAGAATATCTTCCGGCTTTACAGCAAATCCATGATTTTGACTAGTGATTTCACCCAATCCACTGATTAAATTCTTTACAGGATGGTTGGTCCCACGGTGCCCATGATGCATTTTAAATGTAGAAACACCTAAAGCCAGGTTTACCAATTGGTGACCCAAGCAAATTCCAAAGACTGGTTTCCGGGTTGCGATCATTGCGGTTACGGTATCAATGGCATACTCCATAACTTCGGGATCTCCTGGACCATTGGACAAGAAATACGCATCTGGATTCCATGCATTGATTTCTTGGATGGTGCTTTTTGCTGGAAATACTTTTATATAAAATCCCATGATTTCAAGTTGCTTCAAAATGGATTTTTTGATACCATAATCCATTGCCGCCAATCGGAGTTTGCTTTCTGAATTTCCTATTAAGTAGGCCGTTTCTGTACTTACTTTTGATGCCAATTCGAGGCCTTCCATGTTAGGCACACTTTCTAAAAATTTCGCTAATTCTTTAATATCACTTAGTTCTGTAGATATGACAGCATTCATAGCACCATGAATCCGAATATGTCGCACCAAGGCTCTGGTATCAATGCCATGAATGCATATTACGCCATTTCTTTCGAGATAATCATTTAGATTCTCTTCTGCTTGGGTCCGACTCAGATGCCATGAAAAATTTCGACAAACCAAACCCCGTATTTGAACATTTGCAGATTCTGCTTCATTATGAATAATTCCATAATTTCCAATATGGACATTGGTATTAATCATAATCTGACCGTAATAACTCGGATCGGTATATATTTCTTGGTAACCGGTCATCCCGGTATTGAAACAAATCTCAGCTCCAAAAGTACCTGTTTTGCCTGCTGCGAAGCCTTTGAAATAGGTACCGTCTTGTAAAAGCAGCCATGCGTTTTGAGTAGAGCTGGTTGGCATATAAATAAATTATATTAGATTTTCACAAATATATAAAGCATTCTTTGAATGCTGATTGTTTTTGTATGTACAAAAAAAAAGCGGCTAAAGCCGCTTTAAATTTTTATTCCTTCTCTTCAGAAACAACAGTCCCGCCGGTTTCAACCGATGGATTGGCTGAATCTGACTTTTTTGTCCGTCCTCTACGAGTCTTTTTAATTTCAGCCGTTGGTGCTTTTGACTGAGAAGCAGAAATCATGATGTCATTAAAATCAACCATTTCAATCATTGCCATTTCAGCTCCATCCCCTTTTCTGAATCCTGTACGGATTACACGGGTATAACCACCTGGTCTGGTAGCAATTTTACCAGCAACTGTCCCAAATAATTCTGTGATTGAATCTTTGTCCTGCAAATAGCTAAATACCGTTCTTCTTGAATGTGTGGTATTGCTTTTTGATTTAGTCATTAAGGGTTCAATAAATACTCTCAATGCTTTTGCTTTTGCAAGCGTGGTATTGATACGCTTGTGTTTAATTAAAGCAGAGGCCAGGTTTCTTAAAAGAGCTACCCGATGTCCTTTTTTTCTGCCTAAATGATTAAATGCTTTTCCGTGTCGCATGCTATTAGTTTATACTCCGCGTTTAAAAATTAATCTTCGTCCAATTTATATTTGGATAGATCCATTCCAAAACTCAGGTTTTTAGTTTGTAATAATTCTTCAATTTCCACCAATGATTTTTTTCCGAAATTCCGGAACTTTAACAATTCATGTGTGTCATACTTAACCATTTCTGCCAATGAATTAATTTTAGCAGCTTTTAAGCAATTGTAAGCACGAACTGATAAATCTAAATCTTCTAAAGGTGTTTTTAATAATTTGCGCATATGAAGAACGTGTTCATCAACAATCGTATCTTCTTTACGCACTGCATCTTCGAATGTGATGTTTTCATCTGTAATCAACATCAAATGTTGAATCATAATCCGAGCAGCTTCTTTTACAGCTTCTTCTGGATGAATCGTACCATCGGTTCTAACTTCAAGGATTAATTTTTCGTAATCTGTTTTTTGTCCAACCCTGGTATTTGAAATGCTGTAAGTTACTTTTTGTATTGGCGTGTAAATGGCATCAACAGGAATGATTCCTATAGGTAAATCCTTAGTAATCATTTCATCCGCTGGCATATACCCACGGCCTTTTGCAATGGTTAATTCCAATTCTAAATTCACAAAAGGCTCCATTCTACAAATAATCAAGTCTGGATTGGTAACTTTAAAAACATTGGTACTGTTTTCAAGGTCTCCTGCTGTAAATTTATCTTTACCACTGATGGTGATGTAAATTTTTTCTTCTTTGATGGTATTGGCATCCATCAATGGTTTTAATCGAACCTGTTTCAGATTCAGAATGATTTCAACCACATCTTCCATTACTCCTTTAATGGTAGCAAATTCGTGTTCAACGCCGGCAATACGTACGTTTGAAATTGCAAATCCTTCAAGGGACGACAAGAGAATTCTTCTTAAGGAATTTCCAATTGTTTGTCCGAATCCAGGTTCCAACGGCTTAAATTCAAAAGTACCTTCAAAGTCGGTTGATTTTTGAAGAATGATTTGATCCGGCTTTTGAAAGTTAAGAATACTCATGCTGTGAACGTTTTTATTATTAATAGGATTACTTAGAATACAACTCGACAATCAATTGTTCGTTGATTGGTTCTGGTACCTGCTCGCGATTAGGATATTGAAGAAATTTACCCTCCATCTTATCAGCATTCCATTCCAACCAAGGAAATTTGCGTGTATCGGTTTTTTGAGCAACGTGGTGCTTGATGAATTCCAATCCTTGAGATTTTCCTCTTACGGTTAATACATCACCCGGTTTTAAACGGAATGATGGAATATTTACCAATTTTCCATTTACATTGATGTGACGGTGTGAAACCATTTGACGAGCCCCTTTCCGGGTTGGAGCAATCCCCATCCGGTATACGGTATTATCAAGACGTGCTTCCAAGTATTGGAATAAGTTTTCACCAGTTACACCTTCTTTCTTATGTGCATCATGGAATATATTTCTAAATTGACGTTCTAAAACGCCATAGGTATATTTAGCTTTTTGTTTTTCAATCAGCTGCAAAGCATAGTTTGATTTTTGCTTCTTTTTACGGGAAGGACCATGTTGCCCCGGAGCATATTTTTTCTTTTCAAAAGACTTATCATAACCAGTCAAAGACTGTCCGAACGATCTTGATTTTTTAGTAACCGGGCCTGTATATCTCGCCATATCTTAATTTCTACTATTGAAGGATTATACTCTACGATGTTTAGGAGGTCTGCAACCATTATGCGGAATCGGTGTCGTGTCAATAATTTTAGTGATTTTAATTCCAGAACTATCCAATGCTCTAATGGCAGCTTCACGACCTGAACCAGGACCTTTTACCAATACTTCTGCAGAGCGCATACCGGCATCAAATGCAGTAGCCGCAGCTGTATTTGCAGACATTTGTGCAGCGAATGGGGTATTCTTTTTTGAACCTCTAAAACCAGATCTACCGGCACTTGACCACGAAATAACTTCACCTGCTTTATTGCACAATGAAATAATGATATTGTTAAAAGTTGCTTGAATGAATGCAATTCCTTCAGAATCAACTTTAACTTTTCTCTTTTTAACCTTTTTTCCTTTTGCCATAAATGAATGGAATAAATAATATTACTTGGTTGCTTTTTTCTTGTTTGCCACGGTTTTACGCTTTCCTTTTCTAGTACGCGCATTGGTTTTTGTACGCTGACCACGAACTGGAAGGCCTTTTCTGTGACGGATTCCACGGTAGCATGCAATGTCCATTAATCGTTTAATACTCAATTGGACATCTGATCGAAGTTCCCCTTCGACTTTAATTTCTTCCTGAATCAATTTTGCAATTGATTGGACTTGATCATTTGACCATTCCTGAACCCGGACACTTTCTCCGATCCCAACTTTGGACAATATGTTTTTAGCTGTAGTCGAACCTATCCCATAGATATAGGTTAAGCCTACAACTCCTCTTTTATTTCTTGGTAAATCAACCCCTGCAATACGTGCCATAGAATTTCTTGTTTTGAATTAACCTTGACGTTGTTTGAATTTAGGATTTTTCTTGTTGATTATATACAACTTCCCTTTCCGACGTACAAACTTGCAGTCAGCTGTTCTTTTTTTAATGGAGGTTCTTACTTTCATTTCTTTTTATTTATATCTATAGGTAATTCTCCCCCTTGACAAGTCGTATGGGCTCATTTCAACCGATACTTTGTCACCGGGAAGAATTCTTATATAATTCATCCGCATTTTGCCCGAAATTGTCGCAATTATAAGATGATCGTTCTGAAGTCTTACCCTAAACATGGCATTTGAAAGTGCTTCTTCTATCGTACCATCCTGGGTAATCAGGTTCTTTTTGGTCATCTTAAAATTTTCGGAGTGCAAATATCTATCTTTTTAATCAATTTTTGTCAATTCTATGTTATTTTTCACAGATTTTTCAATGATTTTGTGATCTGAAAGCTTTTCTCCCCCATCCCTTCGAACTGCAACGGTATGTTCGAAATGTGCGGAAGGTTTTTTGTCCTGAGTAACCATGGTCCACCCGTCTTTAAGTTGCTTGACTCTTCGGGTGCCCAAATTAATCATGGGTTCTATCGCAATGACCAATCCTTCTTTTAGAACCAGCCCACGACCCTTTTTTCCAAAATTTGGAATCTCTGGGGGTTCATGCAATTGTTTTCCAATTCCATGTCCAACCAATTCCCGAACAACACCATAGCCATATTTTCCTTCTGTGTGATCTTGAATGGCCTGACTGATGTCTCCAACTCGGTTTCCAAATTTGGCTTCCTTAATTCCAAGTTCTAAGGATTCTACCGTCACCTTCAATAATTGTAAAATTTCAGGGGCAACTTCTCCCACCACAAAGGTGTATGCTGAATCTCCATAAAAATCATTCAAACACACTCCACAATCTACAGAAACGACATCCCCACTTTTTATAGGTTCCTTTGATGGAATTCCATGCACCACTTGTTCATTAATTGAAATGCACAAACTGGCAGGAAAACCGTGAAAACCTTTAAATGCCGGAAATGCTTTATGATCTCTTATATATTCTTCTGCTTTTTTATCCAAAGCCAGGCCAGAAATCCCTGGTTTCAAAAGGCTCGCAACTTCTGCTAACGTTGCACAAACCAGCAGCGAACTAATTCGCATTATTTCGATTTCCTCTTCTGTTTTGAGGTAAATCATTCAATTCTCGATTAACCGTTTACAATCGGACCAACTCCTTGACTAAAGCGTCCTTCAATTCTTCCTGATTTCACCAAGCCATCGTATTTTCTCATGAGTAAATAAGATTCCACTTGAGACAAGGTATCCAGAATAACCCCTACCATGATCAGAACGGAAGACCCACCAAAGAATCTTGCAAATTGTGGATTTACACCAAATACCACTGCAATGGAAGGAAGTATCGTTAAAAAACCTAAGAAAATGGCCCCTGGCAAAGTAATCCGGGTAGTAGTCGTATCAATGTATTCTTCTGTATCTTCTCCAGGTTTAATTCCTGGAATAAATGCATTCTGCCGTTTAAGATATTCGGCATAATTCTGAGGATTAACAATTAAAGCGGTATAGATATAGGTAAACCCAACAACCAGAATAAAAGTCAGAAAATTATGCCAAAACCCATAAGGATCTGTCAAAGTATGCATTACCCCTGTAGTTCCTAATGTTGGATCTGAGGTCATATATTGTACTGCTGTCAATGGCAAAAACAATATAGCCTGGGCAAAAATGATCGGCATAACACCGGCTGCATTTACTTTAAGTGAATGTAATCCCGGTTGGTAGCCATTGGCATCGAACCGGTACCTCTTCCTACCATTCGCTTTGCAAATTGAATGGGTATTTTTCTGACTCCCTGAATGACCAGGATCGTGGCTATTACAATCAGGAATAGAATGATAATCTCCAATAAAAAGAGTAAAAATGACTGTGAATTCAATTCGAATGCAAACGCAGATGGCAAGGATGCAATAATCCCGATCATGATGATCAATGAAGTACCATTTCCAATTCCGCGATCTGTAATCCGTTCACCCAGCCACATACAGAATACTGTACCCGTAGCCAGAATGATACTATTGGAAAACCAGAAAATGAACGCGCTAACATTTGGATCAACGGCACCCATGGATTTTACATAGGTCAAATATCCACCACCCTGAACCAGGGTAATAAACACCGTAAGGATCCTTGTGATTTGACTTAATTTTTTGCGGCCGGACTCTCCTTCCTTTTGTTGAAGTCTTTGAAAATATGGCACAGCAAAACCTAATAACTGAACAATAATGGAAGCCGTGATATAGGGCATAATCCCCAATGCAAAAATAGACGCCTTATCAAAAGCACCACCTGTATAGCTATTAATTAATCCAAACAAGCTATTTGCAGAATTTGATGCTTTTTGATTCAATATTGAAGGATCAACTCCCGGTAATACGATAAATGATCCTACTCTGAAAATTATAAGCAAGGTAAGCGTATAAATAATCTTATCCCTTAGCTCTTGAATGCTCCAGATATTCTTTAAAGTTTCAATTAATTTTTTCATTCAGAAAAGTTAAATGAGTTCGATGGATCCACCTGCTGCTTCAATTTTGGTTTTAGCAGAAGCAGTGCATGCATGTACTCTTAATTTGAAAGCCTTAGTAATTTCTCCACGTCCCAAAATTTTTATTTTGTCGTTGACATTAAAAATTTTGTTGGAATTAAAAAATTCCTGATTTATTTCAGTTACCTGATATCTTTCTGCATAGTTAGAAAGTGTATCAAGGTTGACTTCTTTATAATTAATCCGGTTGATGTTTCTAAATCCAAATTTCGGAATACGTCTTTGCAGCGGTGTTTGACCCCCTTCAAACCCTTTAGTGGTTGTTGCCCCAGAACGGGCTTTCATACCCTTATGTCCTTTTCCTGAGGTTCCTCCGTGACCGGATCCTTCACCTCTAGCAATACGTTTTTCCTTATGGATGGCTCCTTTAGCCGGTTTAAGATTGTGTAATTCCATGATACTTATATCTTTTCAACTTGAACAAGATGTTTAACTTTATTAACCATTCCCAAGATCTGTGGCGTTGATTCAACTTCAACAGAATCATGAGGGTTTCTTAAGCCCAATGCTCTTATGGTCAATTTTTGTCTTTCGCTCGTTTTAATAACGCTTTTAGACTGAGTAATTTTTATCTTTCCCATGATTCAATACTAAATTATTAACCTTCAAATACTTTTATCAATTCAATTTTACGCTGCTTTGCAACTTCATAGGGACTTCTGATTTTTGTCAGAGCATCCAAGGTTGCTTTTACAACATTGTGCGGATTGGAAGAACCAATTGATTTTGCTAATACGTTATGAATTCCGGCAATTTCCAATACAGCTCGCATCGCTCCACCTGCTATAACTCCTGTTCCATCTGCTGCTGGCTTTATAAATACCCGACCGGCACCGAATTTTCCTTTTTGTTCATGTGCGATGGTCCCTTTTTGAATTGGGACTTTGATTAAATTTTTCTTTGCATCATCTACCGCTTTAGAAATTGCATCAGAAACTTCTCTAGCTTTTCCAATTCCCTGGCCTACAATTCCGTGGCCATCTCCTACTACAACCAATGCCGAAAAGCTGAAGGTTCTACCTCCTTTGGTAACTTTTGCTACCCTGTTTAAGTTAACCAGTTTTTCTTTTAACTCCGTTTCACCAGCTGCCTTAACTCGTACTACATGCGATTTTGCCATGATCTTTATTATAGAAATTTAATTTTAAAAATTTAATCCACCTTCACGGGCTCCCTCAGCCAATGCTTTAATTCTGCCATGATATAAAAATCCACCGCGATCAAAAACCACTGCATCGATATTTATACTTTTAGCTTTGCTGGCTATCAACGTTCCAACCTTTTTTGCAAGATCACTTTTGCTTGCTTTTCCCAAGCTTTTATCACTGGATGAAGCTGCGCACAATGTTTTTCCTGCTGTGTCATCAATAAGTTGACAATAAATTGCCGTATTGCTTTTAAATACCGCCAATCTCGGACGCTCTGGAGTTCCGACAACTGATTTGCGAATTCTAAATCTTATCTTTTGACGTTGTGTATCTTTATTTTTTTTCATGTCAATCGAATTACCGATTAAAAAACTAATTATTACTTACCTGCAGATTTACCAGCTTTTCTACGAAGAACTTCACCAGTAAATTTGATACCTTTCCCTTTAAATGGTTCAGGTGCTTTGAATGAACGTATTTTAGCACAGATCTGACCGATTAATTGCAAATCAGAACCTTTTAATATTATTTTAGGATTCGAACCTTTTTCTGTGATCGTTTCCACTTTTAATTCACTGGGTATATAAAACAAGATTGGATGTGAATAACCAATAGACAATTCCAATAAATTTCCTGTATTCGAAACCCTGAAACCCACACCGACCAATTCCATTTGTTTTGTAAAGCCTTCATTTACTCCAGTGACCATATTACTTACTAATGCACGGGTTAAGCCATGAAGCGATTTGTGTCTCTTTTGTTCTGTGGGTCTACTGATGCTGATATTTCCATCTTCTGTTGTGACTTTCATATCCGGATCAATCGCCTGAGTCAACGACCCTTTAGGACCTTTAACCGTGACAGTCGATTTATCAATTTTAATTTCCACTCCGTTAGGGATTGGAATCAACTTTTTTCCTATTCTTGACATCTTAAATCAATTTATTAATATATGTAACAAAGTACTTCCCCACCAACATTTTCTTTCTTTGCTTCTTTGTCAGTTAAAAGTCCTTTTGAAGTTGAAACAATATATATTCCAAGACCGCTTATAATACGTGGTAATTCATCCACATTACTGTAAACTCTTCTTCCAGGTTTACTCACCCGTTTTAATTCTCTAATAATGGGTAATTTTGAAACAGGATCATATTTTAAGGCAATGCGGATCAAGCCTTGCTTGTTTTCAGAATCCTCAAATTTATATTTTAAAATATAACCACTTTTATAGAGTATTTCCGTAATCGCTTTCTTTGTATTGGATGCAGGAATATCTACGATCCGAAAACCAGCTAACTGCGCATTGCGAATTCTGGTTAGGTAATCTGCGATTGAATCTGTTACAATTGACATAATACTAATTTATAAATTTAAAATTACCAACTTGCTTTTACGATACCAGGAATCTTTCCATCTAAAGCCATCAAACGAAATACATTTCGTGATAGTCCGAAACGACGCATAAATCCTTTTGGACGACCTGTGAGCCCACATCTGTTTTTTAAACGTACCGGAGATGCATCTCTTGGCAATTTTGAAAGTCCATCATAGTCATGGTCTTTTTTAAGTTGAGCACGCACATCATGGTATTTTGCTACCACACGTTCACGCTTTGCCTGTCTTGCTATAATTGATTTTTAGACATAAAAACGAAACTTAAATTTTTTGATTTTTAAAAGGCATACCCATATGTTTTAGCAATTCAAAAGCTTCCGCATCTGTTTTTGCTGTAGTAACAAACGTGATGTCCATTCCTGCAATCTTATTAATTTTATCTAAATCGATTTCAGGAAAAATGATTTGTTCTGTAATCCCCAATGTATAATTCCCTCTTCCATCAAAACTGTTATCAGAAACTCCTCTAAAGTCCCGAACACGAGGCAACGCTACTGTAATGAGTCGATCCATAAATTCATACATCCGGTCGCTTCTCAAAGTTACTTTTGCGCCAATGGGCATTTTTTCTCTTAATTTAAAGTTAGAGATTGCTTTTTTAGATTGGGTGGCAACTGCTTTCTGACCAGTAATCGTCGTGATTTCATTCACTGCAATATCCACTAATTTTTTATCCTGGGTTGCACTTCCTACTCCTTGATTGATGCTTATTTTCACCAATTTAGGAGCCTGCATAATAGAAGAGTATTGAAACGTTTCCATCAATACCGGAACTACATTTTTTTGATAATGTGCTTTAAGTCTGTTTGTGTAACTCATCACTTAATTATTTCACCTGATTTTTTAGAAACACGTACTTTTTGGTCATTGCGAATTTCATAACCTACACGTGTTGGTTTTCCACTCTTTGGGTCTAACAAAGACAAATTGGATATGTGAATTGGAGCTGAAAATTCTACAATTCCACCTGGGTTGTTGTTTGTAGGTTTCATATGTTTTTTAACAATATTGATCCCTTCAACAACTGCCCTGTTTTTTTCACTTACAATCTGGCTTACGATTCCTTCCTTTCCTTTATTGGAACCGGAAATGACCCGGATTTTATCGCCTTTTTTTATTTTAAATTTCATAATTCCTATTCAAATTAATCTTGTAAAATAATCAGAGTACTTCTGGAGCTAATGAAACAATCCGCATATAATCTTTTTCACGAAGCTCCCGTGCAACTGGCCCGAATATACGTGTACCCCTTGGTTCGTCAGCAGCATTTAAGAGTACTACCGCATTATCATCGAAACGGATATAAGAACCGTCTTTACGACGAATTTCTTTTTTGGTTCGAACAATCACCGCTTTTGAAACAGTACCTTTTTTTACACCACCTGGTGTAGCTGATTTTACCGTTACAACGATTTTATCTCCAATAGAAGCATATCTTCTTTTGGTTCCACCTAACACACGAATACAGAGCACTTCTTTTGCACCACTATTATCCGCTACGTTTAGTCTTGATTCTTGTTGTATCATCGCTGCTTAAATTTATTATTCTCCTTTCTTAATAATTTCTACGAGTCTCCAGCATTTATTCTTGCTGAGCGGTCTGGTTTCCATAATACGAACCAAGTCGCCTATTGTACACTCATTGTTTTCATCATGAGCAAAATATTTTTTACTCTTATTCATTCGTTTGCCATACTTGTCATGCAACAAACTTCGCTCAACCTTAACTGTGATAGTTTTGGCCATTTTATTGCTACTGACCACTCCCACTTTTTGCTTTCGAAGATTTCTTTCCATTATAATTGCGTATTATGCTTGTACTGTTGATCGTTTAGTTAATTCAGTTTTCATCATTGCAATTTCTCTTCTTAAAAAGAGGATTTGCTTTGGATTTTGCAGCCCTTTTACTTTGTGCTCCAGTTTTAATGAATGCAATTGATTTAGTGCACCGGTAAGATCTTTCTCAAGCGTCTCCTGATTCATTCCGGTAAATACCTCATATTTTCTTAATGCCATGTCAGTTTATTTAAGCGGTTGCAAGATTTTGAAATTCTCTTCGTACAATCGTTTTCGTTTTTATTGGTAATTTTTGAGCTGCAAGTGCAAAAGCTTCTACAGCAACATCATAAGGAATGCCGTCCATTTCAAAAAGGATGGTACCTGGTTTGATTACAGCTACATAATGATCCAAGGCCCCTTTACCTTTTCCCATACGAACCTCTGCAGGTTTGGATGTGATGGGTTTGTCTGGAAAAATTCGAATCCAAACCGTCCCTTCTCTTTTCATATGTCTGGTC
Protein-coding sequences here:
- the eno gene encoding phosphopyruvate hydratase, with protein sequence MSEIIDIRARQILDSRGFPTVEVEVETEFGIVERAAVPSGASTGKHEAVELRDGDQTKFLGKGVLKACQFIEEELAEEILGMDVSQQRVIDKTMIEADGTENKSRFGANAILGISLAVAKAASTEANLPLYKYIGGVNAHTLPVPLMNIVNGGAHADNKLDFQEFMIAPIGASSFAEALRMGSEVFHNLKAVLKSKGFSTNVGDEGGFAPALNTNEEALDLIMLAIDKAGYKAGQDIAMAMDPAVSELFDEKTQRYVFHKSDGRSLSSEQMVDYWIRLAANYPLVSIEDALAEDDWNAWIALTKAIGHKIQLVGDDLFVTNPKRIQQGISLHAANAVLIKLNQIGTLTETIDAVHLAQSNSYKCVMSHRSGETEDTTIADLAVALHCGQIKTGSLSRSDRVAKYNQLLRIEEELENQAYYPGKMIFDK
- the carA gene encoding glutamine-hydrolyzing carbamoyl-phosphate synthase small subunit, which encodes MPTSSTQNAWLLLQDGTYFKGFAAGKTGTFGAEICFNTGMTGYQEIYTDPSYYGQIMINTNVHIGNYGIIHNEAESANVQIRGLVCRNFSWHLSRTQAEENLNDYLERNGVICIHGIDTRALVRHIRIHGAMNAVISTELSDIKELAKFLESVPNMEGLELASKVSTETAYLIGNSESKLRLAAMDYGIKKSILKQLEIMGFYIKVFPAKSTIQEINAWNPDAYFLSNGPGDPEVMEYAIDTVTAMIATRKPVFGICLGHQLVNLALGVSTFKMHHGHRGTNHPVKNLISGLGEITSQNHGFAVKPEDILKHNSEIELTHINLNDQSVEGIRHKTLPVFSVQYHPEAGPGPHDSRYLFKQFYQNTAKLNQESLIHE
- the rplQ gene encoding 50S ribosomal protein L17, coding for MRHGKAFNHLGRKKGHRVALLRNLASALIKHKRINTTLAKAKALRVFIEPLMTKSKSNTTHSRRTVFSYLQDKDSITELFGTVAGKIATRPGGYTRVIRTGFRKGDGAEMAMIEMVDFNDIMISASQSKAPTAEIKKTRRGRTKKSDSANPSVETGGTVVSEEKE
- a CDS encoding DNA-directed RNA polymerase subunit alpha, producing the protein MSILNFQKPDQIILQKSTDFEGTFEFKPLEPGFGQTIGNSLRRILLSSLEGFAISNVRIAGVEHEFATIKGVMEDVVEIILNLKQVRLKPLMDANTIKEEKIYITISGKDKFTAGDLENSTNVFKVTNPDLIICRMEPFVNLELELTIAKGRGYMPADEMITKDLPIGIIPVDAIYTPIQKVTYSISNTRVGQKTDYEKLILEVRTDGTIHPEEAVKEAARIMIQHLMLITDENITFEDAVRKEDTIVDEHVLHMRKLLKTPLEDLDLSVRAYNCLKAAKINSLAEMVKYDTHELLKFRNFGKKSLVEIEELLQTKNLSFGMDLSKYKLDED
- the rpsD gene encoding 30S ribosomal protein S4; translated protein: MARYTGPVTKKSRSFGQSLTGYDKSFEKKKYAPGQHGPSRKKKQKSNYALQLIEKQKAKYTYGVLERQFRNIFHDAHKKEGVTGENLFQYLEARLDNTVYRMGIAPTRKGARQMVSHRHINVNGKLVNIPSFRLKPGDVLTVRGKSQGLEFIKHHVAQKTDTRKFPWLEWNADKMEGKFLQYPNREQVPEPINEQLIVELYSK
- the rpsK gene encoding 30S ribosomal protein S11; the encoded protein is MAKGKKVKKRKVKVDSEGIAFIQATFNNIIISLCNKAGEVISWSSAGRSGFRGSKKNTPFAAQMSANTAAATAFDAGMRSAEVLVKGPGSGREAAIRALDSSGIKITKIIDTTPIPHNGCRPPKHRRV
- the rpsM gene encoding 30S ribosomal protein S13, with amino-acid sequence MARIAGVDLPRNKRGVVGLTYIYGIGSTTAKNILSKVGIGESVRVQEWSNDQVQSIAKLIQEEIKVEGELRSDVQLSIKRLMDIACYRGIRHRKGLPVRGQRTKTNARTRKGKRKTVANKKKATK
- the rpmJ gene encoding 50S ribosomal protein L36; protein product: MKVRTSIKKRTADCKFVRRKGKLYIINKKNPKFKQRQG
- the infA gene encoding translation initiation factor IF-1, whose amino-acid sequence is MTKKNLITQDGTIEEALSNAMFRVRLQNDHLIIATISGKMRMNYIRILPGDKVSVEMSPYDLSRGRITYRYK